Proteins co-encoded in one Marmota flaviventris isolate mMarFla1 chromosome 9, mMarFla1.hap1, whole genome shotgun sequence genomic window:
- the Otub1 gene encoding ubiquitin thioesterase OTUB1 isoform X1 translates to MAAEEPQQQKQEPLGSDSEGVNCLAYDEAIMAQQDRIQQEIAVQNPLVSERLELSVLYKEYAEDDNIYQQKIKDLHKKYSYIRKTRPDGNCFYRAFGFSHLEALLDDSKELQRFKAVSAKSKEDLVSQGFTEFTIEDFHNTFMDLIEQVEKQTSVADLLASFNDQSTSDYLVVYLRLLTSGYLQRESKFFEHFIEGGRTVKEFCQQEVEPMCKESDHIHIIALAQALSVSIQVEYMDRGEGGTTNPHVFPEGSEPKVYLLYRPGHYDILYK, encoded by the exons ATGGCGGCGGAGGAACCTCAGCAGCAGAAGCAGGAGCCGCTGGGCAGCGACTCCGAAG GCGTTAACTGTCTGGCCTATGATGAAGCCATCATGGCGCAACAGGACCGAATTCAGCAAGAG ATTGCTGTGCAGAACCCTCTGGTGTCGGAGCGGCTGGAGCTCTCCGTCCTGTACAAGGAGTATGCTGAGGATGACAACATCTACCAACAGAAGATCAAG GACCTGCACAAAAAGTACTCATACATCCGGAAGACCAGGCCTGATGGCAACTGCTTCTATCGAGCTTTTGGATTCTCCCACTTGGAGGCACTGCTGGATGACAGCAAGGAATTGCAGCG GTTCAAGGCTGTGTCTGCCAAGAGCAAAGAGGACTTGGTGTCACAGGGCTTCACTGAGTTCACAATTGAGGATTTCCACAATACG TTCATGGACCTGATCGAGCAGGTGGAGAAGCAGACCTCAGTAGCTGACCTCCTGGCCTCCTTCAACGACCAGAGCACCTCGGACTACCTTGTGGTCTACTTGCGGCTGCTCACCTCAGGCTACCTGCAGCGGGAGAGCAAGTTCTTTGAGCACTTCATCGAGGGTGGGCGGACTGTCAAGGAGTTCTGTCAGCAG GAGGTGGAGCCCATGTGCAAGGAGAGTGACCACATCCACATCATCGCGCTGGCGCAGGCCCTTAGCGTGTCCATCCAGGTGGAGTACATGGACCGTGGTGAGGGTGGCACCACCAACCCGCACGTCTTCCCTGAGGGCTCTGAGCCCAAGGTCTACCTTCTCTACCGGCCTGGACACTACGATATCCTCTACAAATAG
- the Otub1 gene encoding ubiquitin thioesterase OTUB1 isoform X2, with amino-acid sequence MAAEEPQQQKQEPLGSDSEGVNCLAYDEAIMAQQDRIQQEDLHKKYSYIRKTRPDGNCFYRAFGFSHLEALLDDSKELQRFKAVSAKSKEDLVSQGFTEFTIEDFHNTFMDLIEQVEKQTSVADLLASFNDQSTSDYLVVYLRLLTSGYLQRESKFFEHFIEGGRTVKEFCQQEVEPMCKESDHIHIIALAQALSVSIQVEYMDRGEGGTTNPHVFPEGSEPKVYLLYRPGHYDILYK; translated from the exons ATGGCGGCGGAGGAACCTCAGCAGCAGAAGCAGGAGCCGCTGGGCAGCGACTCCGAAG GCGTTAACTGTCTGGCCTATGATGAAGCCATCATGGCGCAACAGGACCGAATTCAGCAAGAG GACCTGCACAAAAAGTACTCATACATCCGGAAGACCAGGCCTGATGGCAACTGCTTCTATCGAGCTTTTGGATTCTCCCACTTGGAGGCACTGCTGGATGACAGCAAGGAATTGCAGCG GTTCAAGGCTGTGTCTGCCAAGAGCAAAGAGGACTTGGTGTCACAGGGCTTCACTGAGTTCACAATTGAGGATTTCCACAATACG TTCATGGACCTGATCGAGCAGGTGGAGAAGCAGACCTCAGTAGCTGACCTCCTGGCCTCCTTCAACGACCAGAGCACCTCGGACTACCTTGTGGTCTACTTGCGGCTGCTCACCTCAGGCTACCTGCAGCGGGAGAGCAAGTTCTTTGAGCACTTCATCGAGGGTGGGCGGACTGTCAAGGAGTTCTGTCAGCAG GAGGTGGAGCCCATGTGCAAGGAGAGTGACCACATCCACATCATCGCGCTGGCGCAGGCCCTTAGCGTGTCCATCCAGGTGGAGTACATGGACCGTGGTGAGGGTGGCACCACCAACCCGCACGTCTTCCCTGAGGGCTCTGAGCCCAAGGTCTACCTTCTCTACCGGCCTGGACACTACGATATCCTCTACAAATAG
- the Cox8a gene encoding cytochrome c oxidase subunit 8A, mitochondrial, which yields MSVLTPLLLRGLTGPARRLLVPRAQVHSKPPREQLGTMDITIGLTSCFLCFLLPAGWVLSHLESYKKRE from the exons ATGTCTGTCTTGACGCCGCTGTTGCTGAGGGGCCTGACAGGCCCGGCCCGGCGGCTCCTCGTGCCGCGCGCCCAGGTCCATTCCAAGCCGCCGCGGGAGCAGCTCGGGACCATG GATATCACCATTGGGCTCACCTCCTGCTTCCTGTGTTTCCTCCTGCCGGCCGGCTGGGTCCTGTCACACCTGGAGAGCTACAAGAAGCGGGAGTGA
- the Naa40 gene encoding N-alpha-acetyltransferase 40 isoform X2: MLSVPKWMPPTGLNVSIECKRVSGLEPATVDWAFDLTKTNMQTMYEQSEWGWKDREKREEMTDDRAWYLIAWENSSVPVAFSHFRFDVECGDEVLYCYEVQLESKVRRKGLGKFLIQILQLMANSTQMKKVMLTVFKHNHGAYQFFREALQFEIDDSSPSMSGCCGEDCSYEILSRRTKFGDSQHSHAGGHCGGCCH, from the exons GTTGAATGTCTCCATTGAATGTAAGCGGGTGTCTGGACTGGAGCCAGCCACCGTGGACTGGGCGTTTGACCTGACCAAAACGAATATGCAAACCAT GTATGAGCAGAGTGAGTGGGGCTGGAAAGACCGAGAGAAACGGGAGGAAATGACGGACGACCGAGCGTGGTATCTCATTGCTTGGGAGAACAGTTCTGTGCCTGTTGCCTTTTCTCACTTCCGATTTGACGTGGAGTGCGGGGATGAAGTCCTGTACTG CTATGAAGTGCAGTTGGAGAGCAAAGTGCGGCGGAAAGGCCTGGGGAAGTTCCTCATACAGATCCTGCAGCTTATGGCCAACAG TACACAGATGAAGAAGGTGATGCTAACAGTATTTAAACACAATCACGGTGCCTACCAGTTCTTCCGAGAAGCACTACA ATTTGAAATTGATGACTCTTCTCCCAGCATGTCTGGCTGCTGTGGGGAAGACTGCTCCTATGAGATCCTGAGCCGGAGAACCAAGTTTGGGGACAGCCAGCACTCCCACGCAGGTGGGCACTGTGGCGGCTGCTGTCACTGA